A window of Theileria parva strain Muguga chromosome 4 map unlocalized ctg_529, whole genome shotgun sequence genomic DNA:
GGGATTTATTTCGGAGGTTCCTGGTCATGAAATCGATTTTAGCTCTTGTTCTTGGATTTATTCTTggatattttaaagttacTGGAATTCTAGGCTTCATGGTTTTCATACCCTTTCAGTACATTTCCGGCCAGTTTTACTGTACCCAGTTTAAGGTTCCAGACTACCTTATGGATAAGGGAGAAATGTTTACAACTCAATGCTTACCCTCTTTTGGGTTATTTTTGGTatgtgtgtaaattttatgattttTTTAGATGGTTTGGATCATAACCTACACAATGTTTCACGGCTAAGactcaataatttattttaagcataaatatatttataaatattaattttttaagtTGAGAATTTCTTCTTAAACTTGTTGTCACACTCGAATTTCTTCTGATAGTACCTGAGCGCCTGGTCGTTTGCATTTAACGCAATTGTGAGCTCAGGATAGTTCATATAAGTGTAATGTTTGAACCCAGAATCCTCCTGGATCATGAGAGCTATTTTTTCTAGTGCCAACTCAATTTCGTTTTGAGACCCGAATAGAACAAGAACCCGTTCCTGTACCGGACCATCCTCATAAGTCTGTTTAATAACCCTGATATTAGCTCCAGTCATGTCCATTATTTGTTTGAAGTACTTGTTCCGATCCATGGTGAATCTGAGTGATTCTGGAATCAGAACTTCAATTTCAAGCCTTATTTTAGAAGGTTCAATTCTTACAGATTCATCTATTAAGAGCCTTATAACCTCCTCCTGAATAGCCCTGTAGAGAGGCCTGAGAACCTTAAGAATATTGTAGAGTTTGCCGTTGATTAGTAGAACTCCCTTATTATTAGAGCCAGGGAAATGTATTCTTTTAGTAGTGACTGATACATTTACACTAAATTCCTGTTGTAGAGCCTGGACCCGATGTCCGTTGGATCCGAAAAAAGAACCTATAACTCCATGAGACGCTAGAAGCTTTAAGAATGATCTTCTGGGACTCTTCTGAGAGAACATCTGCGCCAACGTGAAGTCGTAAGTTGATTCATTTCCACTATCCTTCAGGAACGCCTCATATCTCAGGTTGGAGTCAACGTTATACTTTTCATGCATCGTCATTACCATGttctttatcattttctGGAGCGTATCAATTTTGTTGTAGATGATATGCTCTCCATAGGTTAGTTCTTTAGAAAAATCTTTAGAAACCCTTTCACTCCTGTCATCTTGAAAAtctaaagttaattttaaaattatggaaCTAACCTGGTCTAGTTATTATCATTTGATTACTATCGGGACTACTTATAGTCAGGTCATAATAGTTTTCATTTGGGTTTCCTCCAAGAGCACTTTTGATGGTATCAATGATTCCAAACTGATAAGCCAGACTAGATTCAAAGTTGTCAAGTTTATCTCCAAATACCAACAGTTGACTGTCCATTGTCCTTACATAGTTCATGTCGTTTCCATCAACTTCAGTTTTAGCGAGTGACCGGGTGTATGACATGTCTCCGTTTGTCATTAAGTCGATGGCGTCGTCGGCATGAATCATAGAAGACTTGTTCGTATCCTCATTTTTAGACGAGAAATTCATATAATAGCTatctaaaacatttttGTATTAGGATTGGACCTACTTTTGGAGTTTATATCGTAGGCTTCCTTATTCAAATTCGTCATGTTTTCTCCATGGTAATCCGATTTTGAAAGAATGACTAaagaattttaaactaaaattacttaCTATTTGAAATCCCTTCATTTATAAAGTCTTGTATATCTCTGTTTTGGTcctaaaatcaattttaggtttaaaaaatgtacCGGTTCTGTCTTATTTGAGTTATTCGAGGTTCTTTGTGGGTTTTCCATTATCTCAACAATTCTTTATcttcaaaaataattatttaaacatcaaatattaaactgTTATACTGTTAGttctttattataaatgttttaaCACAGTATACTGGTCTTTTAAGCTTGAAATTTTGgtttttaacaattattttacacttacTTTACAGGTATTTTACAAGTTATGTTACACAAATGTATTAgattattattcaaattattgaaaatcTATTGTACAGTTTTGAAATTATACTAAATCtactttacacattgtaAAGAGGTTTGTTATACTGCATTTATTGTCTTTGGATCTTTTTTcctttaacaaataaaagCTTGAGAAATACTACATTAacttacacactaaacttaaatttagtaaaaatcATAGAAGATGGGACATTTAGTTAGAATTAAAATGTCTAGATGTAAGAGGACTGACACAACCTGTTGAAGTTTGAAATGCTATGTTACAAAAAGTTATGGAAATCTGCAAAATAAAGACGCAATTTTTTGAGCCAAATTACTGATGTGTAGATTAGTTGGAAGTAGTTAAGAGAAATTGAACgtgtaatgtaataataaatgtgtcGACATTTTTGTCATAATGCTGGAAATTAAAAGATCAAAAACAACATGTGCGTCTCAGACGTTGGAGCCACcgaataatataataacacCAAATACAGGGAGATTACGTGAATTTTCAGTGGGAAATATATGCAATAAATGATTTTGTCAAAAGTTGGTATTTCTGTGTAGAATCTCAGGATAGAGAAATTGGAGAGTTCAAATGAGGTTAATCAAGAgtatatttaaatgaaaaaatataatacgTGGAAAATTATAGagagaaaaattaaaataacaggtaaaataatcaaataaaaaaaGCGGTACCGGTAGGGATCGAACCTACGACCTTGTGGTTAACAGCCACACGCTCTAACCAGCTGAGCTACGGAACCGACACTCCGAAGTcgatttaatatttgatttaatttatatatagaGAATTGTACACAAATAAAAGATTCTAGAGGttgaatattatttaaaacaaaaatataaaaatgaaggTAAAATGAATCTAGgggttattttattaaatctaaaTGTTAGGCTGTTGTGTTATTTATCTACATCAGTCCAGCCGGTGCGATGCCTTCTTCGCTCTTTAGGTCTTACTACATGTATaatcttaatatttttaattgcTTACCTTTTTCGTCCAGCGATTCATTTGAAAGGGCCTCATATACTCCAGGATCATACACTTCCTTGCTGTAGTTTGAGCAGTACCCTTTGATGTCAAAAACGGCCATAATTTTCTACTtttatatgttaatttaatgtgtataaattttacctCTAAAAGGTATGGATTCTTGAATTCAAGTGATTCCTCCAGGTTCTGGTTAGTCGTAACTCCCTGCTCTGTTA
This region includes:
- a CDS encoding HCNGP-like family protein, translating into MSKEPEDGYKVPEVTDVEMPPKLLEEIERLKKITEQGVTTNQNLEESLEFKNPYLLEKIMAVFDIKGYCSNYSKEVYDPGVYEALSNESLDEKVRPKERRRHRTGWTDVDK
- a CDS encoding Rab5-interacting protein (Rab5ip) family protein produces the protein MAHGSQHTKVENTVKKEYPMRDLFRRFLVMKSILALVLGFILGYFKVTGILGFMVFIPFQYISGQFYCTQFKVPDYLMDKGEMFTTQCLPSFGLFLMVWIITYTMFHG